A stretch of DNA from bacterium:
CTGCCGACGGAGGTCCCGGCCACGACGTCGATGGGCACCTTCTCGCGCTCGAGCGCGCGGATCACCCCGACCTCGGCGAAGCCGCGCGCCCCGCCGCCGCCGAGGGCGAGCCCGACGCGCGGCCGGGTGTCCGCCGCCGGCGGCCAGGCCGCGGGCGGCGCGCCCGCGCAGCCGGCGAGCGCGCAGGCGCAGAGCGCGAGAGCGACGGCGATCCGCTTCACAGGGTCTCCCGGGCGCAGTCCATGGTTGCGTCGCAAGTATAGCAGCCGACCCGCGTTTCGCGTCACGCGCGTTGCCGCCGCCGCCCGTTACCTGCCGTTGCCGAGCAGGGACTCGTAGATCAGGCTCAGGCGCACGGCGACGCCCCAGACGCCCGGCTCGTCGCGCTGCCAGTAGTAGTAGTGGCCCGGCATGACCTCCAGCTCGATCCAGTCGCGCCAGACCTTGCCGATCATGCGCAGCTGCACGTAGGTCTGGTCGGGGTCGTCGTTGTGCGTGGTCGGCTCCGCCTTCTCCGGGTCGCCGTGGTAGGGGTTGTACTTCACCCCTGTCTCCAGCGAGACCGCGGTCCCCCCGTACGGGGGCAGCCAGCGCCAGATGAGGCCCGACTCGAGGTTTTCGCCATGGAGTTCCTGGTACACCTCGGCCCTGTTCGCCCAGCGGAGGAACGCGGAGGCGCCGAGCGCGTAGTCCACGTCAAAGGTCGTCCGTCCGCCCCAGCCGTTGTCGGTCCGCCAGTAGAAGCGCTGCTCGCCGAAGAGCGCCCAGGGGCGCCACTTGCGGTCGTAGCGGGCGAACAGCTCCGGGCCGATTGCGGGGCCGCCGTGGACCCCGAGGGTGGCCCCGAGGTCGAACGTGTCGGTGAACTTCCGGAGGAGCGTTGCGGAGATCGTGGCGGTGCTCTCGTCGGCGGCGGCGCCGAGGTCGTCGAGGTTGTGGGTGTCGGTCGCCGCGGTGAGGTCGATGTAGAACTTCAGCCGCCGCTCGATGCCGGGCAGGGGGATGCGGAAGTTGGACGGGATGCTCCAGGTGGTGTCCATGTTGTCGCGGACCTCGGCCCTGATCCCGAGCTTGGCGCGCGCGATCTCCAGGCGGTCCTGGACGCGGGGCTCGCCGAAGGCCATGTCGGCGGCGTCGATTGCGTCGACGAACTTCCGGCCGGCCCAGACGCGCGCCGTGTCGACCTCCTCGAGAAACGTGGGCTCGTCCGCCTGCGCGCTCGACGCGATGACCAGGCACGCCGAGACGGCGGCGGCGCCGTGGAATAATCTCACCGCGCGGAGCCTCGCCCGGCGTCGCAGGGTGTCCGGCATCTGCAGCATATCCAGCGTCCGCGCCTCCGCGAATTTCGTCACAATATACTACGTGGATGCCGCGAACGCCCCCGCGAGCCCTTGACAGGTTTCGAGACCGGGGCGTAAATTCAACCCCCAAGGTCGGCGGCACGCACGTGATTCTCGCAGGAGTGGGTCCGCGAGAGTACGGCTGGAGAGCCGGACGGCCGGTTTTCCCCCTGTCCCGGGGATCGGGGCATCAGGTCCAACCGGCGGGAAAGGCCGGAGAAAGGTAGTGAGAGATGAAGAAACTGCTGCTTTCCGGTATTGCGGTGTTCGCGCTGATGACGGCGGGCTCGGCCCAGGCGGCGGACGTCGACCTCACGGGCGCCACGGGCGTCGCCCGGACGCCGCTGGCCATGTCGGCCGCGCCGATGAAGGTCGCGATCGCCGGCGACTACGTCTTCTCCGATGACCTGTTCGTGCCGGTGCGCTTCACTGTCGGCCTCCCCATGGGGATCGAGGTCGGCGGCGCCTACTGGTTCATGGACACCGACAACGATCCGAAGATCTGGGATCTCAGCGCCAAGTACGTGCTGCCGAAGTTCGTGGAGGGCCTCGGGATCGCGGTCGGGGGGCATTACAACGCCATAAGCACCGACCCTGACTTCGACGCCAACGGCTTCGACGTCTACGGCGTGGCCACGTACCTGGTGCCGCTGGGCGAGGGCATGACGCTGATCCCGTCCGCGGGCGCGAAGTACCAGAACATCGGCGGCGACATCGACGAGAGCGGGTTCAAGTTCTTCGGCAGCCTGCTCTTCAAGATGGACATGTTCGCCGTCGGCGGCGAGATCGTCACCCAGAACGAGGACCTGGACTTCCTCGAGGGTGGCTCGGAGTCCGACGCCAGCTACTGGGTCGGCGGCCGCTTCTACGTCAACCCGATGATCACGGTCCAGGCCGGCTACCTCAACAACGCGAACGTCGGCGGCGACTTCAAGGACGGCGTCTTCCACGCCGGCGTGCAGTTCGCCTTCGGCGGGGCCCAGTAAGCTTCAACGAATCTGGGGCGGCGCGGGGTGCCTCGAGGGCGCTCCGCGCCGTTTCCTTTTTTCGGTGGGGCGGCTGTGCTCGAGGGAAGGACACCGTGATCGGGCGCACCCGGCGGCGCGCGGCCGTGGCGCCGGGCCCCTTCCTCCGGGAGTTCCTGCGCCACGAGGCGGCCGGCGCGGTCGTCCTGCTCGCGGCGACGGCGATCGCCCTGGCGGTGGCCAACAGTCCCCTCGCCGCGGCGTACGGGCGCCTCCTGCACGCCGAGATCGGCCTTCCGTTCGGCCCGCCCGGCCTTGCTCAGCCGCTGAAGCAGTGGGTCGACGACGCGCTGATGACGCTCTTCTTCTTCGTCGTCGGCCTCGAGATCAAGCGCGAGGTCGTCGTCGGCGAACTGTCGTCGCGCCGTCGCGCGCTGCTGCCGGTGCTCGCGGCGCTCGGCGGCATGGCCGCGCCAGCCGCCATCTACCTGGCGTTCAACGGCGGGGGGGGCGCCGCCGCCGGCTGGGGCGTGCCGGTCGCGACGGACATCGCCTTCTCGCTCGGGGTGCTCGCGCTGCTCGGTCCGCGCGTGCCCGCCGGGCTGAAGGTGTTCCTCGCGGCGCTCGCCATCGCGGACGACATCGGCGCGATCCTCGTGATCGCCGTCTTCTACACGTCGGGTCTTCACTGGGACTGGATCGGGTTCGCGCTCGTGCCACTGGCGGCGCTGCTGGCGGCGAACCGGCGGCGCGTGGAGTCGCCGCTCGTCTACCTCGCTGCCGGGGTGACACTCTGGTTCGCGGTGCTCTCTTCGGGCATCCACGCGACGGTCGCCGGCGTGATCGCGGCCTTCACGGTCCCCGCGGCGGCCAGGGAGCCGCACGGCGTGGCGCCGCTCCAGCGCTTCGAGCGGGCCGTCCACCCGATCTCGACCTTCCTGGTGCTGCCCGCGTTCGCGCTCGCCAACGCCGGCATCGCGCTCTCGGGCGTGCGGCTGGGCTCGCCGGTGGCGCTGGGCATCATCCTCGGCCTCGTCGCCGGCAAGCTCTGCGGCGTCCTGCTCGCGGTGTGGCTGGCCGTCCGCGCGGGCGTTGCCGAGGTGCCCGCCGGGGTGGGGTGGCGTCACCTCTCCGGGGCCGCCGCGCTGGCCGGGATCGGCTTCACGATGTCGCTGTTCATCGCCAATCTCGCGTTCGCTCCGGGGCCCGAATCGGCCGAGGCTACGTCGGCCATCTTCGCCGCCTCGATCGTCGCGGGCTGCCTCGGCTACGTGCTGCTGCGCTTCTGGGCCCCGCCGGCCGGGGCCGACGGGGCGTCACAGCGGAAGGGATGAAGCAGTTGGGGGGTACACTGTGTCCGGGGCCGGCGAATAGCCAACGATCTTTGGTCGAATGTCTTGAAGGGGGTGCCATGACACGGTATCTGTTGTCCCTTCCCGTCATGAGTGTGCTCTGCCTTCTGTGTGCATGCGGAATGAACCATGCCATTCGTCACGAGAGAGTAGACAGCGTCCAAAGGCTCATTGATAGAGGCTATGACTTGAACTCGAGGGTGGACGAGACGCGAAGAACCCCGCTGATGGTGGCCGCCAGTGAAGGAAACAAGAAGATCGTTGAATTGCTGGCCGATAACGGCGCGGACATGAACCTGCAGGATCGGCTTGGATACACGGCCCTGCACTGGGCCGCCTACTACAATTGCGGTGCCGTTGCCGAAGCCCTCGCCAAGCGCGGGGCGTCGTTGAACATTGAGGAGCGGAAAGGTTTCACGCCCCTCATTCTCGCGGCCTACTACGGTCATCTGGGCGTCGTCAAAGCTCTCGTCGAAGGCGGGGCCAGGACGGATATCGAAGACAAGCGCGGCCAGACTGCGCTGGACTACGCCAAACAGGGCGGGTTCTCGGAGCTGGAAGAATACCTCGTCAAGGCACAGAACAGCGGAGCCGCCAAGTAAGGCCCCTCAGTCCTCCTCTCCCCCTTTGGCAGAGGGGGCGCCGAGAGCCTAGAACGCCATCCCGATGCTGAGGTGCGTGACGAAGCGCCTCTCGAACTCCGACGGCCGGGGGCTCGGGTTCCAGGCCGCATCCACGCGGATCGGCCCGAGCGGCGTCAGGTACTGGAGGCCGAAGCCGACCCCGGTCCGGAAGTCCCGCAGGTAGTCCGACCACATCGCCGCGACGTAGTCCGAGGTGTTCGTGGCGTCGGGGCCGAGGTGCGCGAGCGACCCGTTCGGCGAGACGTTGCCGGCGTCGACGAAGACGCTCCCCGCCAGGTGGCCGACGATGGGACGCCGCACCTCCACGCTCGCCACGGTGGAGGCCAGCCCGCCGAGCGGGTCGCCCGCGGGGCCCTTCGGCCCGAGTTCCTGCTCCTTGAAGCTGCGGACGCTGCTCTCCCCGCCGGTGAAGAAGCGCTCGTTCACCGGGATGTCCGTGCTGCCGCGCGTCGGCACGATGAAGCCGGTGTCCAGGCGCAGCCCCAGGACGAAGCCGGCTCCCAGCGGCCGGAAGAACTTGCCCCCGGCCGTGCAGCGCAGGAAGTCGAGGGAGCCGCCCATGCGCCGGTCCGCGAGCTGGACGGCCCCCGCCGACTGCCAGCCGCGCGTGGGGTAGAAGATGTCGTCGCGCCGGTCGATCTCGACGTTGGCGCTGACGCTCGCCAGCGTGACCTGCCTGTCGCGCGCGTCGAGCGGGACGTCGGCCGAGAGGTGCGTGAGATGGTCGAAGTCGAACCCGTACTTCACGCCGGCTGCGACCCTGCCGGCGAAGATGCGGTAGAGCCGCGCCGAGACCTCGACCTTCTCCTCGTTGAAGGCCGGCTCCTCGCGGAAGCTCCACGAGAGCGGGAGGCTCAACGAGACGTCGGTGCCGGCAACCTGCGGCGCGAGCAGCTCGGTCGTGACGTAGCGGCTCTTCGTCGAGGCGCCGACCTCCGCGCTCGCCCCGAGCCCGACGCCGAGGACGTTGCGGTCGCGGAAGGCGACGGCGCCCCGCAGCCGCTCGTAGGAGCCCCAGCCGCCCTGCACGGAGAACTCCCGCGCCGGGGCCTCCTCCACGGTGAGGCGCAGGACGCGCCCGGTCCCCGCGCCCTCGAGCGTGTAGGCGACGCGGGTGACGACGCCGGTGCGGTAGAGCTGGCGGATCCCCTCGTGCACGGATTCCTCGTTGTACCAGTCGCCGGGCTTGAGCGGGATGCGCGCGAGGATGAACGACGTCCGGGTCCGCTTGTTCCCGCCGACGGCGATCCCCGTGACCCGCACGCGCGGGCCGCTCGTCGTCGTGACCCGCAGCAGCACCTCGCCCGGCGTCCCGCCCGGCTCGTCCCGGACCGTCGCGGTGGCCTCGGGGTAGCCGCGCGCGCCGAAGACCCCCGTCACCCCGTTGGCGAGGCCGAGCTTGCGCCGCTCGAAGTAGGGCTGGCCCGGGAGGCTGGCCGCCAGCTGCCGCAGCGCGTCGGCATCCCCCTGCGGCGAATCGCCCTCGAAGACGACCGCGCGGATCACGCGCCTCGTCCCCTCGACGATGTCGAAGCGCACGCTCGCCCGCGTGCGGTCCTCGCTGAACGCGACGTGCGGCCCGGTCACCTGGGCGTCGGCGAACCCCTCGTCGCGGTAGAGCTGCGCCACCTCCCTGCGGCCCTCGCGGAGGTCGGCCTCGACGTACGGCGGCGTCCCGGGCGCTGCCACGA
This window harbors:
- the nhaA gene encoding Na+/H+ antiporter NhaA translates to MIGRTRRRAAVAPGPFLREFLRHEAAGAVVLLAATAIALAVANSPLAAAYGRLLHAEIGLPFGPPGLAQPLKQWVDDALMTLFFFVVGLEIKREVVVGELSSRRRALLPVLAALGGMAAPAAIYLAFNGGGGAAAGWGVPVATDIAFSLGVLALLGPRVPAGLKVFLAALAIADDIGAILVIAVFYTSGLHWDWIGFALVPLAALLAANRRRVESPLVYLAAGVTLWFAVLSSGIHATVAGVIAAFTVPAAAREPHGVAPLQRFERAVHPISTFLVLPAFALANAGIALSGVRLGSPVALGIILGLVAGKLCGVLLAVWLAVRAGVAEVPAGVGWRHLSGAAALAGIGFTMSLFIANLAFAPGPESAEATSAIFAASIVAGCLGYVLLRFWAPPAGADGASQRKG
- a CDS encoding ankyrin repeat domain-containing protein, translating into MNHAIRHERVDSVQRLIDRGYDLNSRVDETRRTPLMVAASEGNKKIVELLADNGADMNLQDRLGYTALHWAAYYNCGAVAEALAKRGASLNIEERKGFTPLILAAYYGHLGVVKALVEGGARTDIEDKRGQTALDYAKQGGFSELEEYLVKAQNSGAAK
- a CDS encoding BamA/TamA family outer membrane protein, translated to MRERKIGRLVRGAAATLVAAAVLCAAPPARAGVSVRIEGNAALDARSLREAASAELERLSDPARRPAAADDAAFQMESAGRHAGYAFIEVTSALSGAGDDVTAVFTVREGPLVRLAEVTFAGNAFFPAERLRPLVAAPGTPPYVEADLREGRREVAQLYRDEGFADAQVTGPHVAFSEDRTRASVRFDIVEGTRRVIRAVVFEGDSPQGDADALRQLAASLPGQPYFERRKLGLANGVTGVFGARGYPEATATVRDEPGGTPGEVLLRVTTTSGPRVRVTGIAVGGNKRTRTSFILARIPLKPGDWYNEESVHEGIRQLYRTGVVTRVAYTLEGAGTGRVLRLTVEEAPAREFSVQGGWGSYERLRGAVAFRDRNVLGVGLGASAEVGASTKSRYVTTELLAPQVAGTDVSLSLPLSWSFREEPAFNEEKVEVSARLYRIFAGRVAAGVKYGFDFDHLTHLSADVPLDARDRQVTLASVSANVEIDRRDDIFYPTRGWQSAGAVQLADRRMGGSLDFLRCTAGGKFFRPLGAGFVLGLRLDTGFIVPTRGSTDIPVNERFFTGGESSVRSFKEQELGPKGPAGDPLGGLASTVASVEVRRPIVGHLAGSVFVDAGNVSPNGSLAHLGPDATNTSDYVAAMWSDYLRDFRTGVGFGLQYLTPLGPIRVDAAWNPSPRPSEFERRFVTHLSIGMAF